The following nucleotide sequence is from Diospyros lotus cultivar Yz01 chromosome 3, ASM1463336v1, whole genome shotgun sequence.
AACCAGTCTCTTGGCTTCCTGGCTACAAATGGATAATGTGACACATGGAGGAAATTGGTTGGTTTCTTGCAGATGAGGACTATCTGGCTATCCATGCTGTATGGTGCATTGGACAGATTTGGACTGATGATTTTTCATTTGCAGGGACCCCCCCTTACATGAAATAAAATGTTTCCCTTGCCTTTTTAACTTTTCCCTGGGCAGCAGCTCTACACAAAAATTGTCTGAATCAAAGTTAACTTCAAATGGCTACTCTCCGTGCGTCCACTCCAACTTCATCACTTGCTGGTGCTACTCGTGAGCGCAAGAGAACCATATCTGCTCCTTGCCCTGTTCTTGGTAAGTAATTCTCGCTCAATTCAGTATCCTTACTGCTATCACTTTTAAGGGAAGATGAATGTATTATATTCAGCTATTGCCGAGGTGAGACTCGGTAGCAATTGTAAGGTTGTTTCTTTGTAACTAAGAGGTCATAGATGAGTTTTGATGGTAGcctctttacaaaaaaaaaaaaaaacaggggAAGGTTGTGTACAAATATGACTTCCTCTCATCCCTAGCAAAGCAGAAAGCTTTGTGCACTCGAAACACCCTTTATTATTGCCGTATATCTTGCAGGGTTGGCAGCTAAGGCACAGAAGGGGAAGGTGAGATGTTCCATGGAGGAAAAGCGTAGAGTGGGAGAGAGCAGCAGCAAGAATGTGGGAATGGCTGCAGCCATGATGGCAGCAGCTGCAGCAGCCATGGGAAGCCCGGCCATGGCTTTGGTGGATGAGAGGATGAGCACAGAAGGAACGGGGCTCCCCTTCGGCTTGAGCAACAACCTTCTGGTCTGGATTATACTGGGTGTCTTTGGTTTGATCTGGACTTTCTACATTGTCTACGCTTCCACTCTTGAAGAGGATGACGAGTCTGGATTATCTCTCTAAATCTGATAAGAGTTTCAGAGTATGCAAGATGTGGCTTGAAATGGTCAAGGCTCCTCTGTCTTTAACCGTGTCCTGTAATTTTCAACTCTTATGAAAATGTATTCTGTATCTCCTTTCATTccccctattttcttttttgctgaTTGAAATAAATGAGAGAAGCAAAAATTCACACGTGAAAAGTTAAATAGAGACCCCACCATGTAAACACGTGACGAGAGGTGTTtactaaattttcatttataaacAGAAGATTGGAAGAAGGGAGGGTTACGACACCTTTGTATGTATATGAGtttttgcttcttcttgatgtgttttttatttcttttttaccaTAGTGATTTGCCCTTATATCCTAATCCATGGAGTAACAGCATCAAGCCTCCAAGTATCAGATGTGAAGCCAATCCTAATGTTCGTGTTAATACCTTTGTAGACGGAGGTTCAGATGTGtgaatattaaattaagaaatggGATTTAAAATTGTTGCGACCATGTCtccaaacaaatatatttaaattgtatATTGACGGATGATTTGattatataagttttatttattatattatatatgtgagAAATATCTATTGTATTATAAACAGAGTAATTGTTTTCATGGTCACGTCCGAGTAAACTACTAATAAGCtggtattatttattttagtctattatatgcatgtaaatattatgtgataaatataaaaacgatataattatgttttcatatttatcatatttaatgTTTGCATGTAAATACTTTTACCAAAACTGATAtttgcataaacgttttcatatttaatgtttGTTTATATACAGAATAGTAGAATTGTTAGTTCTCATTTCAAATAtgcgtatgtatgtatgtatgaatgTATATATTTCTGAATCGTGAACTGTGATGATGATCTTTGACTGAAATCGTGTGACAAGATTGACTCCAGACAAGAAGGAGAGCGGTGAAGCAGAGAATGGCCACCAGCCGGGGGCTGAGCGCTGCCGCAGCCGCAGCCACCGCTTCTTTCTCGTGCCGCCAAAGCCTTTCCCTCTTCTTTAAAGGACTCCCGAACCCTATCTCGCTCTTCTCCCAATCTCGCCTCTTCCACCACAACGGCCccgcgatctctctctctcctcgcccctcttctttctctcaatACAGCCGCTTCGCTGCTGCTGCCGGACCTGAGCCTCGCAAATACGACTTCGACCTCTTCACTATCGGCGCCGGCAGCGGCGGCGTTAGAGCTTCCCGCCTCGCCGCTAATTACGGCGCTTCCGTCGCCGTCTGCGAGTTGCCTTTCGCCACCATTTCCTCCGAAACTACCGGCGGTGTCGGTGGGACGTAAGTTTCTCGATTTGTTCTGGATCATTGTCGTTGTCCATTTGTGCGTTCTTGCGTATTGAGTTCTTTCGATGTAACTGGATATAAAAGGTATAATTTGTTTTTGCATTCCATAATATTGTTTTAAATGATAATTAAGCAGAATCAGAGGATAGAACTACCATTTACTGTTCTACTTTCACGACATCATTTCGCCATATAAACTGCCtacattacattttatatttaaactaGGCCATTCCACCTTTACCTTCAATCCCACCTACAATTACCCCAACACTACACCTTCTTGGCATCTCAAATCAAACCAACCGAATTATTGAGGGAAGCAACAACTGCAGCTTTGAGAAATTCCACCACTTTGTCTTATGAATGCCATGGAGCCACGTAATGGTAATGCCTTCATTGGAGACTTGCTCCAAGACCAAGGGAGATTTTTCCAGCCAACTTCGAACAGACGAGGGTTTTGAGTAGGGATGAGAGCTGTACAGGCTTGGAAAGTTTCAAATGAGAAGCTTCAAACTCTATCATTGTAACACACTAGACACCTCTCGGCCCTCCCACCTGCAGCTGACACAATCTACCATTCTCTAATCGGTCGTGGCCGGATACCTCTCTCATCTATCGGGTAGACAGCTAGTTTCCACGCACATAGTTCCCATGGAGAGGAAGAGATCCTATCTAGCGCATCACACACATGGGGAAGCTCTTGAACATGATGTCGGACCTCTGAACACCTTTACTCCTTTCCATTATCAAGAAAAATCTGCTATCTTCGTCTATGATATTGAAAGATATCAGAACCAACTTGAAGAAGCTTCTTCTGGCCTCTCATATTGGTTTCATGATGGCATCACCTGCTCAGAATATCTGGACTTAAAATATATGATGGTCAGATTGGAGATTTTAAATGCACAACTTGCATTTTTTAACTTAGGTGGTACCTCCTTTATTGTGTCTTGCTTATCAGAAAAGTAAAAAGTCATTTTGcagatttaattcttcttctccacGGTGAAAACTTATCATCTTCATATTGATCATTGGCTTTATGTCAAATTATGTAAAACATGTTTGCATTGTGTGATTGTAGACATGCTTTGTTCCTTTCATTCATATGACATACGAATCTATGCTTTTGTCATAGCAGTCTGGCCTTTAGAAATTACAAATTGCCAGCTGTTTTTAAGCTgaatatatttgaatttgaatttgattttataagttttattttagtttgaatTGGACCTAGTCTTATTTTGTCTGAATAGCTGACCAGCTGATTTACCTTTCCCATCCCATATGCACATTTAAGAagcataaatttattttatttcccactTCATATTCATTATGGATCTTCAACATTTTGTATATTACATGTACTTGGGTACAACTATTGGCCGCAGTTGTGTGTCCACATGTCAACCTTTTTAAATCCCTAATTTTAGGATACTGGGATATTTGTCAAGATGTTGGATACATCATACATGTATGTAGATTACTTGTAAAAAGCtaaatataatatgaaaaaaGTGAGATCATTATTTAGAAATGtgctataaataaaataaatttagagaaaaaagagTTTTCTATCTTAATACACGTTAGGGTTCCTGAAAATTTTCTGTACTATCAAAATGGGCTTCTTTGTCTCTAGTATCAAAAGTGGACATCCAATTTGGGTACATGTGTCCGCTACATATCAAGCCCTTACCCTTGTCATATCCGGTAGACATTGGTATGCAAGGGTGACCAAAAGAGTCCATCTAAGTTACATAGCTTATGAAGTTTTACTTTTGACATTTCTATGGTTTGTAATTGGATGTTGTTCTATTGTGGCATGAAGGTGTGTGCTACGCGGATGTGTACCAAAGAAACTACTTGTGTACTCTTCTAAATATTCTCATGAATTTGAAGAAAGTCATGGTTTTGGATGGAAATATGAAGTTGGACCTAAGCATGATTGGAGCACCCTGATTGCTAATAAGAATGCTGTGTTGCAGCGCCTTACTGGTATCTACACAAACATTCTGCAAAATTCGGGTGTCACTTTAATTGAAGGCCGTGGAAAGGTTGGAAGTTATGGGGTCATATTAGTACTTTACtgtaatttttgtgaaaaaagaCATTGGCTTTTATTCACATCTCAAAGTTTTTCTCACTACTGCATTGATAAATGTATACAATAGATCGTTGACCCTCACACTGTGGACGTTGATGGGAGACTCTACTCAGCAAGGCACATACTGGTTGCAGTTGGGGCACGTGCATTCATTCCTCAAATTCCTGGAAGCGAATATGCAATTACTTCAGATGCAGCCCTTGATTTGCCTTCAAAACCTGAAAAAATTGCAATCGTAGGGGGAGGTTACATTTCACTGGAGTTTGCCGGCATCTTCAATGGTTTGAAAAGTGAGGTCCATGTATTCATACGACAGAAAAAGGTTTTGAGAGGTTTTGATGAGGAGGTGAGCATTGGCAAACAACACTAGTTGTTTAGTGCAATATCTCGGCATGAGTGCCCCTTAATCCATAAAATTTGCACTGTTGGATTCCTGCAGATCAGAGATTTTGTTGCAGAACAAATGTCTCTTAGAGGGGTTGAGTTCCATACAGAGGAATCACCTCAAGCTATCCTTAGATCAGCAGATGGTTCCTTGTCTTTGCAGAGCAGCAAAGGAACAGTTGAAGGTTTCACTCATATCATGTTTGCAACAGGCCGCAAGCCTAATACTAAGGTTTaatcatttcattttggggTAAATTGAAGAGTTGCACAAGAAGATATGGTCATAGTTCCTcattactttttttcttttttttttcacatgagGGGGTTTGTGAGGGTGGGATGGTTGAAACGCCTAGAGCTAACCCgttctttttccttcttgtcAAAGTAATGGATTCTACCTTCCTATATTTGTCAGATGCTCAGAAATTTGTAACTAGCAAACTCAAAGGTGTTCTTGCATGGGGAATTTTGGCCGTATCTAGTATCTACTAGAACTCATTTGAATCCTGAAATGTGTGTGCTAAACAAGTTTGGATTATTGATATCTTGGCTGTTGTTCCATTACAGAATTTAGGATTGGAGGCCGTAGGGGTAAAACTGACGAAGAATGGAGCATTAGAGGTAGCGTTCAGTTTTTGGAGTTATCATTTACTTCTCTCTTTTATATTTACTAATTTCTCCAACCTGGCACTTCTTATATGTCTTCCATTTCTTCAGGTTGATGAATACTCCCGTTCGTCAGTTCCATCCATTTGGGCTGTCGGTGATGTTACAGACAGATTGAATTTAACTCCAGTTGCTTTGATGGAGGGAGGGGCGCTTGCCAAGACTCTTTTTGGGAATGAACCAACAAAACCAAATTATAGGTACTCAGCATATCCTGTGATGAATTGCTAAAAATGGCTTTTAGGAGAATCTCTCATGTATTGTATGCACCACATATGTGCTTAATGGAATTTTCTGGATTCAGAGACCAATTGATATAGTTTGACTGTTGTTATGCTCAGCTTTCCAGTTCCATCTATATGCAGGAATCTAGTAGGTTATTTTGACAGTAAGATTAGTGTTTTCTTATTCACTTCCTAGTTTCTGCAGaaaatgtttagttgaatatTCTCAGTAACAGTGATTTAAGTTGacaagacaactttcttaccaGATTATCTGCTTTTGAGTAGGGCTGTCCCATCTGCTGTGTTTTGCCAGCCACCTATTGGACAAGTTGGCCTCACGGAGGAACAGGTACTTGCAAATTATGAACTTAGGCCCCGTTTGTTTGGATAATGTTTTCCAGGAaaacattttcctattttttgatGTTTGGTTGACAAAAAGAATAGGAAaatcttttgataatgaaaatagTTTACATCAAATGATGCAAAATAACTTACTAATTCAATATCTGTAAGTTGTTTTCCTATTTACACCAAAGCAAAGAAActgttttttctttcatcaaaatatctttacatatatgtatatctataaataagtacATATATACACTATGTAgtacatatatacattcatgtacatatatatataaatacatacatatgcatacacatacatatatatacatccaCATATGCGCAcaccatacatacatacatacacgcacataaacatgcattcacacatatatacacatgcacacaaacacaaacacaaatatacatacatacgcatgcactcacacacacatgtaCATACACATGCTTGGATGCACACATACAATGTACATTCATGATTCatggatacatatatatatatatatatacatgtaactaaattttgaaaaatattgtatAATGCAAACAAACCccagaaaataagataaaaaataattttgtgtgtAAAACATCttacattgaaaaatatttttcaatgtaaAATGTTTTACGCCCAAACAAATGTAGCCTCAGTTTGCAACAACTCACATTGTCTTGTTCTTATTATTTTAAGCATTGTTGCAGGCTGTAAAAGAATATGGTGATATTGATATCTTCACAACAAGCTTCAGGCCCTTAAGAGATTCACTTTCTGGGCTCCCCGACCGGTTTTTCATGAAACTTATAGTATGTGCAAAGTCACAGAAAGTTCTAGGGGTGCACATGTGTGGAGAAGATTCACCAGAAATTGTGCAGGTCACCCCCCCCGGGGTCCAAGTTCAATATTTTATGGCATTGATACTCAGAAGACATGGGAttaatgtgtgtgtatttatttattttatttcagggATTTGCAGTTGCTGTAAAAGCTGGCCTGACAAAGGCAGATTTTGATGCCACAGTGGGTATTCACCCAACATCAGCAGAGGAGCTTGTCACCATGACAACTCCTATCCGAAAGATTCGTAATGGTTCACAGCTGGAGGTTGTTTGCTGAGAAACTTgttaattatgttataatttgtatgttcatttatatatgtatttgtgtcCCATTAGTTTCTCACCTCTCAAAGAAAGTAATGCCCTTCTGTTACCCCTTGTCTTCTTCCTATTTCTATCTATCCAACCCAACTGAAAATAAAGAAACCTGCCAtggtgttttctttttctttgtctgCTGGCCACGCCATGGGTGGGGGGGTGGGTGTGGATTACATGTTGATTCTTCAATGTCATGTATCTTACCAAAAAACCTTAATACCCTAACAAATTATCAATTATGAACCAATAAACATGTCCCCATGCATGGTCCATTTCATTAGAAAACTGTGAATTTAgcagttttatttttttaagacatATATAATGAACAAAGATTTATGTATAATAGTGTTTTGACTTGAGAATATGTTAAGGAACAAAAAAGACAAGAGACTTGCATTCATTTGTTGGATATCTTAttctgaaaaagaaaatggcttCAAGAGTATCTAGGAATCTAGGATACTATTTCTAAGAGTAATATATACAAATCCACCCATATTTTACCATATTTCAGAAAATGTAGCATATTGTGTTGCTGTTCTAGTCCCATGCACTAATTACTGTCAAGGAAAAATGGTTATGATAATACCTAGGACTTGTGAACAAATTAGTGTAGTTTTTTCATGTGCataaagttttattttgatGACTACTAGCTTATTGGAAATGTGTTCCAGGGATAGAGATAGATTCTTAGGCTAGAGCCCGAGTTTTAGCATCGTAGTACATGTCAGTTTTAGGTGAGAACGGTCACATTATACTACTTACAACCTTCGTTATTAATATAGATATTTCAGGTGCTGTAGCTGCTGTCCTTTTTATTCCTCCTTGGACATTATGCCGTCATGCTTaagtttcattttctttttagtttctCTTGTAGGAAATAAGACGTCTAATAGGAAAGTCTAGCAGTGTCTGTATTACTCAGCTAACAATAGATCAGTTaatgaaaattatttgtaattgtcATGATGTTCATGATGTTATACTGcaagttgttttgagttttagcaTCAGCACCTAATAATCTTgctttttctctcctcttgtCCTTAAGAGCGTGGGGAGCTAAACGATGGTAGCCCAGGTTTAATGGAAACTTAACATTATTTTTGTGTGGTTAAGAGAACATTAAAAATGATGGTTCTCTTAGTTTTTGCATTTTGCTCTATTTTCCATTTGTGAAGGACCATATTTGCCCCTAATTCACGCATGTCTAATGTTTTGGCAGGTAgcattttcttcaaattagagGCTACGAACAGCTGCTGTTGAGATCCCTTAGAAGAAGTGTGAGCATAGGATAGTGAGGCTTATCGATGAACCTTAGTAGAACAACGACACAGTAATAACATATCATGCCTTTTTATCTCAATAGAGAAATTTGAACCTGCTGTGAatgattttccatttttctatTCTGGGGAAGCCGGTACCATACACTAGCTTGGAAACAGGATGCATATCAGCAACTGGTTAAATAATCAATGGCTGCAGAGGAGGCTTCACAGCCTGTGAAATCCCAATGAAATTTGAATCCTTTTGAGGGAGCTACTGCTGTTGTTTTGCAATCCAATAAACTAGGACTCTGAAATGAGTGCCATACTATTCCCTGAACTGTGATTCTTTGTCATTTGGAACTTTGCATATTGCCCTAAATGCTATTAATGTTTATTATTGTAATCCTATATTGCTAGAATATTGCCCCTTGGACAACGATAAATATGTTGAATAAcagcacttcttttcttttttttttctttttttttgtagactTCTCTTTTGTGTGGGTTGAGAGATGATTATttgtatgtaattttttttctttattttttaacaaaaagttatttatgGAGAAATTATAGTGAAGTTAAAATTATACTTCTCTCTCATCCatttattttaaagttatatttataaaccTTAAATGTTGAGGGGTAATTATGTGCTCATACAAAAGAATAtaatatttagtaaaattaaatgttttacttttGCCCGCAATGGTTAGGTTGATAATGAGATGTCAGGTAATCATAgtaatttcttttgttattaaagtttcaattttttaggtgtaattttattcataaatttttgtatatttgtttGGTGCATAATTTATAAAGTAGCATGAATGATCTGTAAATTTATTCAATATATGCCAAAAAGATAATGATCGAGGTTATCTATTGGgaacaatattaattatatttatgatatttactATTAATTTAGTTCAAATTATACCAATAAGAGTTTCTAACACATGGTATAATTTAGGTCAAATTATACTATATGTATTGGGTCATATATGGTCTCTGAATTTCAGATatttactcttttattttacctatttttatttctttattcactaaattaagaaaaaaaaaccaaaaaaatgaaatttgcaTGCTATATTTAGTAACAAACAATAAATGAGGTGGCTAATGCATTGTACATTGATTGTAAATCATAAACTATTGGAAGATAACATTTGGAATTGAAATTAGTGTAGTACCTAATATTCTTAGAAGGATGAAAgattacaataaaaaatataatataataaagatatAGTTACTAATATCCACAAAGAGTAAAGAAAGATAACAAGTCTATTGCTACATCATATTTGCATTGCCTAAGTTGTAATTCTTCCAACTAGTGATCAACCCGTGTATCACgggagaatttaatttaaaaataaaaaaataaatttgttattttaaataattttaataaaattaataattataatttttgtataatctttaatcatttatcaaaatttaagtttaattaattattcgttatttaatatgctaatggagaacacttttaattcaatatactacCGTTCAatgtgttaaaaaataattaacacattaagtaggtcatttgacaaaatatttataattttttttatttattatattatatttatttataaataaatattataaaatctataatatatccactcaaaaacgttcattattttttatttattatattataattataaatataaattaaaactcttaattaTGAGTAAGAatcagttttttcaataataaccaaattttaaaaatatgaattttgatttctcccatagtcttaaaaatatgataccttaaatattaattagtattgaaaaatcctaACATTTGAcaactttaataattttttatgaatttgttaagatatcacatttactataatataattattaaagtaattaataattaattaatcactacatttaatttaatgcaagtttttgtggaaaaaaattcactatagattgacacttggcaaaatactttgtttgactatcatattttaatattatataaatataaatataataaagatataaagataatattaaataaatgaataattttctatgacttaattaatagtttaagttatttattaatatttctcataaaatccatgcaaatttaatacaaattttataggcaaaaaatagtttggcagatttttggaggaaacaaaaatttgcaaactattttactttaatataatatattatatattattatattatagaaatataagattttatttaatagataattttatctaatttagttaatactttaagtgtctattcatatttctcataaatagtatttatttttgattgattgacggattaattg
It contains:
- the LOC127797487 gene encoding photosystem II reaction center W protein, chloroplastic-like; this encodes MATLRASTPTSSLAGATRERKRTISAPCPVLGLAAKAQKGKVRCSMEEKRRVGESSSKNVGMAAAMMAAAAAAMGSPAMALVDERMSTEGTGLPFGLSNNLLVWIILGVFGLIWTFYIVYASTLEEDDESGLSL
- the LOC127798237 gene encoding glutathione reductase, chloroplastic-like, coding for MATSRGLSAAAAAATASFSCRQSLSLFFKGLPNPISLFSQSRLFHHNGPAISLSPRPSSFSQYSRFAAAAGPEPRKYDFDLFTIGAGSGGVRASRLAANYGASVAVCELPFATISSETTGGVGGTCVLRGCVPKKLLVYSSKYSHEFEESHGFGWKYEVGPKHDWSTLIANKNAVLQRLTGIYTNILQNSGVTLIEGRGKIVDPHTVDVDGRLYSARHILVAVGARAFIPQIPGSEYAITSDAALDLPSKPEKIAIVGGGYISLEFAGIFNGLKSEVHVFIRQKKVLRGFDEEIRDFVAEQMSLRGVEFHTEESPQAILRSADGSLSLQSSKGTVEGFTHIMFATGRKPNTKNLGLEAVGVKLTKNGALEVDEYSRSSVPSIWAVGDVTDRLNLTPVALMEGGALAKTLFGNEPTKPNYRAVPSAVFCQPPIGQVGLTEEQAVKEYGDIDIFTTSFRPLRDSLSGLPDRFFMKLIVCAKSQKVLGVHMCGEDSPEIVQGFAVAVKAGLTKADFDATVGIHPTSAEELVTMTTPIRKIRNGSQLEVAFSSN